ATTACTTCTTCGGCCTTTTTATCGGCAATAGTTACGGGTGAGAGGTCACTCTTGGATTCAATTTTTATTTCGGTGCGGAAGTAACCGCGAATAATTTCGGCGCTTTTACCGGCCAGGAGTTTAGCAAATTTCTTTAAGTCTTCCATAAAACAGGTTAAGGTTTAGGTTCAGGGGTAAAATACCCGAATAATTATATTTAAATTTACAGAAGAAAGAATTAAGTTATGCAATTATTTTAAGAAAGACTGGCAGGAAATGAGGACGATAATATTACTGGCTATTTCTAATATATTTATGACATTTGCCTGGTACGGGCACTTAAAGTTCCGTGACAAGCCTTTAATTATAGTAATTGCGGCGAGCTGGGGCATTGCGTTACTGGAGTACATTTTTCAGGTGCCTGCAAACAGGATAGGATACGGGCAGTTTAACGCGGCACAGCTTAAGACGATACAGGAAGTAATAACGCTTGTAGTGTTCAGTGTATTTTCAGTATTATACTTAAAGGAAGACTTCAGGTGGAATTACGCGGTAGGTTTCGGCTTGATAGCATTAGCGGTATTTTTTATATTTAAGAAATGGTGAAAAAATAAGGGACACGCATTAATTTCTTTTGCAAAAAGTAAAAGATTTCATATATTTGAGACTCGAAATATTTTTGGAGAGATGGCAG
The sequence above is drawn from the Ignavibacteria bacterium genome and encodes:
- a CDS encoding DMT family protein, with protein sequence MRTIILLAISNIFMTFAWYGHLKFRDKPLIIVIAASWGIALLEYIFQVPANRIGYGQFNAAQLKTIQEVITLVVFSVFSVLYLKEDFRWNYAVGFGLIALAVFFIFKKW